The sequence AGTCCAAGAGAATACTGGAGGCCTGTTGGGAAGAGGGATTTGACTCAAACATGGCAAAGGCCAAAGAAGCGCAACTCAGATGTTTGAGGGAACTTAAGACCTAAGGGCCCTCATGTGCTCAATGCTCCTTTTCACATGCTCCCTGAGGGCTATGTCTTCCCTATGTCTGAGCGGACCATCCACTCTCCTTATGGCCTCGAGTGCTATCTCCCTAGCCCTTTCCAAATCATCCCCTATCCCCACGGCAGCCACGGTCCTGGAACTTAGGGCCCAAAGTTCTCCATTTTCCCTGACTTCCAGAGAACCGGGATAAAGCCTCAGGTCCTCCCCGTATTTTGCCTTCAGGGCTTCCGCTTCCTCCAGCTTCACTCTCCTGGGCCCCGAGTACTTCCTGTAACCCCCGTATTCCAAAGGAACGGCATAGATCACCACGCTGGCCCTCCTTTTAAACCTCATTCCCCTCAGCTCACCATCCAAACAGCGAAAACAGATTTCCACGAAGTCGTCCTCCAACAAAGGCATCAGGTTCATTACCTCTGGATCCCCCCACCTGCTATTCACTTCCAGCACCTTAACCCCCTCCCGTGTGAGAATGTATCCCATGTACATTACTCCCATCAACTTCGGATTCCTTCCCTCTCCCTTGAGTCTCCGGTGGAGACGTTCGGCTATTTCTATCGCCTGCTCCCAATCCCTTCTCTCCATGAAGGGAAGGAGCTCATCCACATCCTTATAGGATCCCATCCCTCCCGTGTTGGGCCCCTGATCCCAGTCAAAGGCCCTCTTGTAATCCCTTACGCATGGAGTAGGGATCAAATGTTCTCCATCCGAAAGGAACTGGAGAGAAAATTCCTCCCCCTCCAGCTTTTCTTCCACGATTACAGGCCCCTTAGAAAAAGAAGGAAGGAAGTACTCGTAAAACATTTCCTCTCTCGTCCTGAAATGATCCCCCCACACCCCTACTCCCTTTCCTGTGGCCGGGGCATCCGGTTTTACGGCCACCTTCTCGCCCACTTCATCCAACCAGCGATAGACCTCTTCCTTCACCTTCTCCTTGGGTATCTCGGCGGGATCGAAAACCTTAAACCTGGGATTGGCTTCGGGAGCCACTTCTTCCAGCAACTTCCTCTGCTTCACCTTACTCTTCTCTATGAAGTACTCCAAACTGGGACAAATCATCTTTATTCCCGTTTCCTTCTCCAACACATCCCTTATCCCCTGAATACCCGGTCCTTCCGGTCCCAAGATCCCAAAGGAGATTTCCTTCGCATGTTTCTTCGCAAACTTCACGATATCCCTCACGTTCAAATCGGGAATTACCACATGTTCTCCTCCCGTCTCTTGGGCCTTCTTCAGGTTGAAGGGATTCCTTTGTCTATCGGCTATGAACAACTTGACCATATGCCAGCTTCGACAAAGGGTATCGGCCAAACAGGCAAACCTGCTTCCGTAACTCACCCCGAGCACACCTACTGGCATTCTATTCCTCCATCCTCACGTAACCTTCTTTCCATTCACCATTCGTCCTAACGTAAACTTTTCCCCTCTCGTCCAAGGCGAATTTTCCTTGCGAAAGGAGCCTGAGGGCCTCTCTATAAGCAGGACCATCGCATTTCACCTTCATGAGCTCCTGCTGTTCTTCTGGGCTTCTACCCTCCACGGGGAGAGGGGGAGAAATAACTAGGATGGGGCCCTGATCCGCCTCTTCGATCATGATGTGAACCGTAGACCTCGTCACCTTTTCCCCCGCTTCCAACTGGGCCCTGACGGCACCCAATCCCGTATATTTCCTTCTTCCCCCTTCCTCTATGGAAAGATCAGCGGGATGAACGTTCAGAACACGGTAAGGAAACCTGCTTAGGAAGAGGGGTGTGAGGATATACATGTAACCTGAACAAGCCACTATGTCCGGCTCCCATCCCCTTCTCTCTATTACTGAGAGAAGCTCCTTTTCGTATTCCTCCCTCACCTTCATGTCCCTGATGGGTCTGCCCGCGTAGAAGTCGTAGATATCCACTACCTCCACCGGTATCCCAAAGGTCTGGAACTTGGCAATTCCAGGAGCTTTCTTATTGGAAGAAATTCCTCCTATGACCTCGTAGCCTTCTCCTCCCACCATAAAGGGAAGGGCACTTGCCCCGCCTGAAAAGAGAACCAAGACTTTCATCTTCCTTCCTTCCTTGGGCTCGTAGATGGGCTTCATGCTAAAAAAATGCGCGGGCCTTCCCTTATCTATTTCGGTGGACTCAGAGCAACTCGGAGAGCAAGAATCCCAATAGGCAACCAGCGGAGAGGAAGGGAAGACCGGGAAAGATCCTTCCAGGCTTCCTATGAAGGAGGAGCAAAAGGAAGAGGAGGAAAAGGGCGGAGGAGAAGGAGACGAGAAGGAAGGAAAGAAGGCCTTCACAGGCAAAAACGGAGGACGAGAAAAGGAGGGGCAGGATGAGATCCCCTCCTCCCAGATAGAAAATTTTTCCCTTTCCTCTTCCGACGGGTTTTCCTTC comes from Candidatus Hadarchaeales archaeon and encodes:
- a CDS encoding formyltransferase family protein encodes the protein MKPIYEPKEGRKMKVLVLFSGGASALPFMVGGEGYEVIGGISSNKKAPGIAKFQTFGIPVEVVDIYDFYAGRPIRDMKVREEYEKELLSVIERRGWEPDIVACSGYMYILTPLFLSRFPYRVLNVHPADLSIEEGGRRKYTGLGAVRAQLEAGEKVTRSTVHIMIEEADQGPILVISPPLPVEGRSPEEQQELMKVKCDGPAYREALRLLSQGKFALDERGKVYVRTNGEWKEGYVRMEE
- a CDS encoding ATP-grasp domain-containing protein, whose amino-acid sequence is MPVGVLGVSYGSRFACLADTLCRSWHMVKLFIADRQRNPFNLKKAQETGGEHVVIPDLNVRDIVKFAKKHAKEISFGILGPEGPGIQGIRDVLEKETGIKMICPSLEYFIEKSKVKQRKLLEEVAPEANPRFKVFDPAEIPKEKVKEEVYRWLDEVGEKVAVKPDAPATGKGVGVWGDHFRTREEMFYEYFLPSFSKGPVIVEEKLEGEEFSLQFLSDGEHLIPTPCVRDYKRAFDWDQGPNTGGMGSYKDVDELLPFMERRDWEQAIEIAERLHRRLKGEGRNPKLMGVMYMGYILTREGVKVLEVNSRWGDPEVMNLMPLLEDDFVEICFRCLDGELRGMRFKRRASVVIYAVPLEYGGYRKYSGPRRVKLEEAEALKAKYGEDLRLYPGSLEVRENGELWALSSRTVAAVGIGDDLERAREIALEAIRRVDGPLRHREDIALREHVKRSIEHMRALRS